The following proteins are encoded in a genomic region of Ostrea edulis chromosome 7, xbOstEdul1.1, whole genome shotgun sequence:
- the LOC125656014 gene encoding uncharacterized protein LOC125656014 isoform X2: MLTLIITFQGNFVHNIELPASACKESISTEQSVNACPINKKEHDAASMRKSCRNIPKMCKSFEYHCVLNQWLNGTVEVCATSIYIQSRKCAMFITELQSIRVSYSTNCKTCPNVYNSSEIYKYPECYDEVRGSLTSAQPSTTMATETTLYLNTTSYLNVTQTPTTGGDIYPVDDDNSKTTVVYVVVAVLLILTCICLVTCYIWRRRYSRTKRSTEELSLKAPRTSEMEHLTTEGEGTLQEEKPL; the protein is encoded by the exons ATGTTAACTCTCATAATCACCTTCCAAGGAAATTTCGTACACAATATAGAACTGCCGGCATCTGCGTGCAAAGAATCGATATCTACAGAACAATCAGTTAATGCCTGTCCAATCAACAAAAAGGAACATGATGCAGCTTCAATGAGAAAATCCTGCCGAAACATCCCTAAAATGTGTAAATCTTTTGAGTACCACTGCGTCCTCAATCAGTGGCTGAATGGAACAGTTGAAGTCTGTGCAACATCAATATACATCCAAT CAAGAAAATGTGCCATGTTTATTACAGAGTTACAGAGTATCCGTGTTAGTTATTCAACAAATTGCAAGACATGTCCAAATGTTTACAATTCGTCTGAaatttataaat ATCCTGAATGCTATGATGAAGTAAGAGGATCATTAACCTCAGCGCAGCCGTCGACTACGATGGCGACAGAGACGACACTCTACCTCAATACTACATCTTACCTTAACGTCACACAGACCCCAACTACAGG AGGTGACATTTATCCAGTTGATGACGATAACAGTAAAACAACAGTAGTATATGTGGTTGTCGCAGTGCTGTTGATATTGACATGCATATGTCTAGTGACATGTTACATCTGGAGGAGGAGATATTCTAGAA CCAAGAGATCAACAGAAGAATTGTCTTTAAAAG CACCAAGAACATCAGAAATGGAACACCTGACCACAGAAG GAGAAGGAACACTGCAGGAAGAAAAACCTttataa
- the LOC125656014 gene encoding uncharacterized protein LOC125656014 isoform X1, producing MPKIRNTCIEWVMLTLIITFQGNFVHNIELPASACKESISTEQSVNACPINKKEHDAASMRKSCRNIPKMCKSFEYHCVLNQWLNGTVEVCATSIYIQSRKCAMFITELQSIRVSYSTNCKTCPNVYNSSEIYKYPECYDEVRGSLTSAQPSTTMATETTLYLNTTSYLNVTQTPTTGGDIYPVDDDNSKTTVVYVVVAVLLILTCICLVTCYIWRRRYSRTKRSTEELSLKAPRTSEMEHLTTEGEGTLQEEKPL from the exons GTAATGTTAACTCTCATAATCACCTTCCAAGGAAATTTCGTACACAATATAGAACTGCCGGCATCTGCGTGCAAAGAATCGATATCTACAGAACAATCAGTTAATGCCTGTCCAATCAACAAAAAGGAACATGATGCAGCTTCAATGAGAAAATCCTGCCGAAACATCCCTAAAATGTGTAAATCTTTTGAGTACCACTGCGTCCTCAATCAGTGGCTGAATGGAACAGTTGAAGTCTGTGCAACATCAATATACATCCAAT CAAGAAAATGTGCCATGTTTATTACAGAGTTACAGAGTATCCGTGTTAGTTATTCAACAAATTGCAAGACATGTCCAAATGTTTACAATTCGTCTGAaatttataaat ATCCTGAATGCTATGATGAAGTAAGAGGATCATTAACCTCAGCGCAGCCGTCGACTACGATGGCGACAGAGACGACACTCTACCTCAATACTACATCTTACCTTAACGTCACACAGACCCCAACTACAGG AGGTGACATTTATCCAGTTGATGACGATAACAGTAAAACAACAGTAGTATATGTGGTTGTCGCAGTGCTGTTGATATTGACATGCATATGTCTAGTGACATGTTACATCTGGAGGAGGAGATATTCTAGAA CCAAGAGATCAACAGAAGAATTGTCTTTAAAAG CACCAAGAACATCAGAAATGGAACACCTGACCACAGAAG GAGAAGGAACACTGCAGGAAGAAAAACCTttataa